One part of the Candidatus Campbellbacteria bacterium genome encodes these proteins:
- a CDS encoding site-specific DNA-methyltransferase produces the protein MAKQDKINLSDNEKRDVIKRIESGKPLDEKYRWLLFGDKREVELLWNGKTTEITNTVLPFQTIESVDEPRAEKPEDSKLQMSLFDDRGRQISGWSNKLIWGDNKLILSSLKSGAMRDHIEKQGGIKLIYIDPPFDVGYDFSMKIEVGDDELTKKANVLEEIAYRDTWKNGADSFIPMIYERLSLMHDLLAEDGSIYVHCDWRVNSYIRLVMDEIFGKENFVNEIVWHYEGPQAPSPLKFASKHDTLFRYAKNITENHGFKLTFDEHERFNPAKYKQDEQGRYFYTIPKGAYTDASIARLEAEGRVFRTKNGTPRIKQFVRVSLDGTTLLKKKKIPDVWRITSLGLAAGSRENLSYPTQKPEALLERIIKASSNEGDLVADFFCGSGTTLAVAEKLGRKWIGSDLGKFAIHTTRKRMIDVQRELKKDGKDYRAFEILNLGKYERQYYMGVNTNLREEERVKQLAKKEADFIKLIIRAYKSEAVDNFRTFVAKKLGRLVAIGPVGLPTSRLFIEEVIKECVEKQITKVDVLSFEYEMGLSVEFAKEKGIDLALKHIPREVFDKYAVEKNQVQFHDVSYIEVKPHVKSAGKRMPGKIAIELTDFSVYYNQDIVDNVIANMKKKGSKVLIEQGNIIKISKDKDGIITREVLTKKWTDWIDYWAVDFDFASKKEIVYLKKENGEIKEEWTGNFIFENEWQSFRTKKNKQIELKSVTHECDAGRRQIAVKVVDIFGNDTMKVIEVKI, from the coding sequence ATGGCGAAACAGGATAAAATTAATTTGAGTGATAATGAGAAGAGGGATGTAATTAAACGCATTGAGTCTGGGAAACCGTTGGATGAAAAATATCGTTGGCTGTTGTTTGGAGATAAAAGAGAGGTTGAGTTGTTGTGGAATGGAAAGACTACTGAGATAACAAATACCGTTTTACCCTTTCAGACAATTGAATCGGTGGATGAACCAAGAGCAGAAAAACCAGAAGATTCTAAACTCCAAATGAGTTTATTTGATGATAGGGGTAGGCAGATTTCTGGGTGGTCAAACAAGCTTATTTGGGGCGACAATAAATTGATTTTATCCAGTCTAAAAAGTGGGGCAATGAGAGATCATATAGAAAAGCAGGGTGGTATAAAACTTATTTATATTGATCCACCCTTTGATGTTGGATATGATTTTTCTATGAAAATTGAAGTTGGTGATGATGAATTAACTAAAAAGGCAAATGTTTTGGAAGAAATTGCTTATCGCGACACTTGGAAAAATGGAGCAGATTCTTTTATTCCTATGATTTATGAGAGATTAAGTTTGATGCATGATTTATTAGCAGAAGATGGGAGCATCTATGTGCATTGTGATTGGCGAGTGAATTCTTATATAAGATTGGTAATGGACGAGATTTTTGGAAAAGAGAATTTTGTGAACGAGATTGTCTGGCACTACGAGGGGCCCCAAGCGCCAAGTCCGTTGAAGTTTGCTTCCAAGCACGACACGTTGTTCCGTTACGCAAAGAATATCACGGAAAATCACGGCTTCAAGCTGACTTTCGACGAGCATGAGCGCTTCAATCCTGCCAAATATAAACAGGACGAACAGGGGCGGTATTTTTATACCATCCCAAAGGGCGCTTACACCGACGCCAGCATCGCCCGGCTGGAGGCCGAAGGCCGAGTTTTCCGGACCAAAAACGGCACGCCTAGAATAAAACAATTCGTGCGAGTTTCTCTAGACGGCACTACGCTGCTGAAGAAAAAGAAGATCCCGGATGTGTGGCGCATCACTTCTCTCGGTTTGGCTGCTGGCAGTCGGGAGAATCTGAGCTACCCCACCCAAAAACCAGAAGCACTTTTGGAAAGAATTATTAAAGCAAGTAGTAATGAGGGCGACCTTGTCGCTGATTTCTTTTGTGGTTCTGGAACAACTCTTGCAGTGGCAGAAAAACTGGGTAGGAAATGGATTGGTTCTGATCTTGGTAAGTTTGCAATTCACACAACAAGGAAGCGAATGATTGATGTCCAACGAGAATTGAAAAAGGACGGCAAGGATTACCGTGCTTTTGAAATTTTAAATCTTGGCAAATATGAAAGACAGTATTATATGGGTGTTAATACAAACTTACGAGAGGAGGAAAGGGTAAAACAACTTGCAAAAAAAGAGGCAGATTTTATAAAACTCATTATCAGAGCATACAAATCTGAAGCAGTGGACAATTTCAGAACTTTTGTTGCTAAAAAATTAGGAAGACTTGTTGCTATTGGTCCAGTTGGTCTTCCCACCTCAAGATTATTTATTGAGGAGGTTATAAAAGAATGTGTTGAAAAACAGATTACAAAAGTAGATGTTTTATCTTTTGAATATGAAATGGGTTTGTCAGTAGAGTTTGCAAAAGAAAAGGGTATAGACCTTGCATTAAAGCATATCCCACGAGAAGTTTTTGACAAATATGCAGTTGAGAAAAACCAAGTTCAATTCCATGATGTTTCATATATTGAGGTAAAGCCACATGTAAAATCTGCTGGAAAAAGAATGCCAGGAAAGATTGCCATAGAACTTACTGATTTTTCTGTGTATTACAACCAAGACATCGTGGATAATGTTATTGCTAATATGAAAAAGAAGGGAAGCAAGGTCTTAATTGAACAAGGCAATATAATCAAAATATCTAAAGATAAAGATGGGATAATTACAAGAGAAGTTTTGACGAAGAAGTGGACGGATTGGATTGATTATTGGGCGGTTGATTTTGATTTTGCCAGCAAAAAAGAAATTGTTTATTTAAAGAAAG
- a CDS encoding DUF4411 family protein, translated as MKKYLLDTSYILDMLEFYPPKDPRFKFVWEKLEKKIKNKEILVIDKVFEELKKEKEDSESIKELSQKTTKEKLAMGKKFKEQKEQKEENDFIKNLLQRIEPYKEKTHEEDSIGIMKKYDKNADWFRGNKDTIANEKADLPLIAKANKLQSKGLEAIILTDEIMPTTSKDTKRVKLNIPTLAQLFNIKCLQLRHSINIITT; from the coding sequence ATGAAGAAATATTTATTAGATACATCATACATTTTAGATATGTTGGAATTTTATCCTCCTAAAGATCCTAGATTTAAGTTTGTATGGGAGAAATTAGAGAAAAAAATAAAGAATAAAGAGATACTAGTTATAGATAAGGTCTTTGAAGAATTAAAAAAAGAAAAAGAAGATAGTGAGTCTATCAAAGAACTTTCACAAAAAACCACTAAAGAGAAATTAGCCATGGGTAAAAAATTTAAAGAACAAAAGGAACAAAAAGAAGAGAATGATTTTATCAAAAATCTTTTACAAAGAATTGAACCTTATAAAGAAAAAACTCATGAAGAAGATAGTATTGGTATTATGAAAAAATATGATAAAAATGCAGATTGGTTTAGAGGAAATAAAGATACTATTGCGAATGAAAAAGCCGATTTACCTTTAATTGCAAAAGCAAATAAATTACAATCAAAAGGGTTGGAAGCAATTATATTAACAGATGAAATTATGCCCACAACATCAAAAGACACGAAGAGGGTAAAATTAAATATCCCCACTTTGGCACAATTGTTTAATATTAAATGTCTTCAATTAAGACATAGTATAAATATAATAACCACATAG
- a CDS encoding ImmA/IrrE family metallo-endopeptidase: KKIAKLYREKFDFNNFLEEEANTADKVFKFLREKIEGEGVYVFKNNKNDKGGRAGLDDNLYGCIFLDRGLPPLILLNSDYPEVSQISTLLHEFAHYLLGEQEIEISENREKTRIEKWCNRFAYHFMISEEIEKGKNFNKQNLKALSEKHFISKMSLMIRFKDLEIVSERELRDFLNRSYKNQDAPAKDKNNKNDKGGVSGNYHTTKKERTSKKFLGVLSENFYSKKISKSEFSKYLGVKYNKVDKYLL; the protein is encoded by the coding sequence AAAAAAAAATTGCGAAACTGTATAGAGAAAAATTTGATTTTAATAATTTTTTAGAAGAAGAGGCAAATACTGCAGATAAAGTATTTAAATTTCTAAGAGAAAAAATTGAAGGCGAAGGTGTTTATGTTTTTAAAAATAATAAGAATGATAAAGGTGGCAGAGCAGGGTTAGATGATAATCTATACGGATGTATTTTTTTGGATCGAGGGTTGCCACCGTTAATTTTACTTAATTCAGATTATCCCGAGGTCTCTCAAATATCAACATTACTACATGAATTTGCCCACTATCTTTTGGGTGAACAGGAAATAGAGATTTCCGAAAATCGAGAAAAAACAAGAATAGAAAAATGGTGTAATAGATTTGCATATCATTTTATGATTTCTGAAGAAATAGAGAAAGGCAAAAACTTTAATAAACAAAATCTCAAGGCTTTATCAGAAAAGCATTTTATAAGTAAAATGAGCCTGATGATTAGGTTTAAGGACTTAGAGATTGTGAGTGAGAGGGAGCTGAGGGATTTTTTGAATAGATCATACAAAAATCAAGACGCGCCGGCTAAAGACAAAAATAACAAAAATGACAAAGGCGGGGTGAGTGGTAATTATCACACAACAAAGAAGGAGAGAACAAGTAAAAAATTTTTAGGGGTTTTATCAGAAAATTTTTATTCGAAAAAAATAAGCAAATCTGAATTTTCTAAATATCTTGGGGTGAAATATAACAAAGTTGATAAATACTTACTATGA